TAAACAAAGCTAAATCCTCAGCTCCAAGCGCCTTTGAGAATTCCCATTCTATCACTGATTTATTTTCTAGAGTACAAAGAGCTTTCTTTTATATGACAGGTATCGATTCAAGAACTCTCTTTGATAGATGCTCTTATTTTAATCAGACGTTATTTAGAGGGATGTACTTATGGTTTGGTGCATTTGGTGTTAGCGCAGCCGCATATTTCTTATTCTTTAATAGGGGAGCAGCTCTCGGATCTTTTGTCTCTAAAGTTAATGTGCTCCCGGTAGTTTCTGCAGGAGGCCAGGCAGTTGCAACTAGTGTGGCTTCGGTAGTTTCTGCAGGAGTCCAGGCAGTTGCTACTAGTTTGGCCCCGGCGGTTTCTTCTGGATCTTCTCATCTTTCCGCTATATTTGCTTTAGCTTCTTCAACTGAATTGAAGGCTCAATATGACGCTGTTCACAAATTGCTTAGGCACTATCTTAAAGATAGAGGGCACACGCTTAGTTGGTGCTATAAACATGGCAAAATTACCCTCGAACTGTTTTGGTACATTGTTTTAAACGGGTTAATGAAAAAACATTGGCATCAATCCTTTGAAATCCCAAAATAACCGTAACTTTTTAAAGAAAAGCATAACTGTTTTTTTAATAGTTATGCTTTTCTTTCTTCTGGAAAATTAATCGCATAACTTCTTGAATGAAATTTTAGATGTCAGTCAGGAAAGAGGATGAGCGGAAGTAAGGAAGGCTTTATCAAGAGCCAAGGCGTAAAGATTCATTATCTGGCAAAGAATTTAGAAGCTGATAAAATTTCCTTATTATTTGTTCCGGGCTTCCTCATGCCCGCCTGGATATGGGATAAGCAGCTTGATTTCTTTTCTAAAGAGTATCGGGTGGCAGCTATAGACATTCGATCCCAAGGAGATTCTGAGCAGGCAACCGAAGGACACTATGCTTACTCTATCGCAAAAGATATTAAAGCGATGGTGGATGAGCTAAAGCTAGAGCCATTTATCTTAGTCGGGTGGTCTCTTGCCGTCCCAGAGGTTGTCAATTATGCCCTCCATTTCGGGGGAAAAGGACTTAGGGGACTTGTTTTAGTGGATGGCTTAGCAGGAATAGACCCAAGCCTTCCTTTCTATCAGTCTACAATTGATTATTGGATGGCTTTGCAAACAGACCGCAAAGTAAAAACAAAAGAATTCATAAAAAGCATATTCAAGAAGCCTCAAAAAGAGTCCTATCTAGAAAAACTTTTAGAGTCGGCGCTTCGAACCCCGACAAATACCGCCATGACTTTTATGGATAATTATCTGCTTCAGGATTTTCGAAAGGACTTAAGTCGACTCGTAACCCCTACCTTAATCACAACAGTGAATGGCCCCAGATTAGACTACATGAAAAGACTTCAGACCTTGATTCCTAGGGCCCATTTAGAAATTATAGATGATGCGGGCCATGCTCTATTTGTAGATCAACCGGAAGCTTTTAATCGCCTTTTAGAGACCTTCATAGAAGGCCTCCAAAAGTGAAATAGGCTATCTCGGGGATAGGGTCACAAGAAAAAGATAAGGGGAGGCCGCAGAATCGGCGTTAGTTTCCGTATTTGGAAGAGTGCTTTGAATGCCTCCTACAATATACCCGATAACGATAGGACCATCCCTCAGCTTGTCAAACGCAAGAACCCCATTTTGATAGATTGGAAGAGACTCGTTTCTTATGAATTGAGCGCCTGCGCCAAAGAGAAGGGGATTTCCGGGATTTGTAAAAGTGGAAGGGATAGTCGGGTATTGATTATCCATCAAGTATTGTGTAAATACACCGCGTCTATTCATTTTAATTGTCGTCACTTCATTTGTAAAGGGGATCTCAGAATCTGTTTGAAAAACGCCATTTTCAAAGTATCCATAGGTGATGCCTCCAAATAGTACGATGTACATGTCTTTGCTATTCTCTGAAAAAAGACCGACATTGGCGCAGGCATAATTATTCATGGCCTGTTTAAAAGTGTTTGGGTCCTCAGGATCGGGCATTAAGCTTTTGCCTTGCGGGGAAATAAAAACAGGGACCGTCCAAATGCCGCTTGTTTCTGTAAATACTCCGGATAGGGCCAAATAGCCAGGTCTTGGCTTTGATTTTCCTTTTCCTTGATACATGATGGGAACGACATTAAGGTCTCTTCTTCGATAAGCGGGGTTGATAAGAGGTTCTTCTTCACTTGGCGCCACATAAATGTGCTTGCCATCATCTAAAATATGAAAGGAACGCACCTGTCTTGTGTATTGCCCATTCGAATTGTCTCTATACTCTCCTGTAAAGTTTTGTCCAAAAATAAGTAAAGTCGGTTGGTGAGGGCCTAATTGGAACATTTCCCCTCCTGTCACTTGAACAAGCGGGTGGGTGGTTTGCCTTAGATACTTTGCAAACGTTCTGCTTTTAGGTTCTATGACCCACTGTACAATCCCCGGAATATCAAGGGCGCTTAAGACAGGTTTTGTGCCCATGGTGCCGGTCGCCGTATCAATGCCATAGCCGCCTGTCATATAAAGAGTGTGACCGCTTTGATAACATTGAGGGCTTGTAACAGAAAGGGTATCGATTTGAGCTTGGGTTAACCCGGAAGCCGGGTCATATAAAGACCTTTGCCAAATGGTTTGGCTTGCAAAGTCGATCACATAAACCATCGTATTTTGCTGGCTTGGAGGAAAGTTATTGACGTTTGGATCATCATCAAACCCGTGCAAGCCATTCGTTCTTCCGGCAAAAAGCAAGACTTTGCCATCCCAAGTTCCAAAAGAACCTGAATGCCAGCCATTTGGCAAAGTTAAATTAGCAAGTTCAATATTAACATTAAAAGGAAGGGGTGTTTGAGGAAGGACCGGGCTTAAAGTGGAGGTTTGGTTATCTCCATAAAGAGATGCGAGCGTAATTAATAGGGCTGTAAGTAAAATGTTTCTAAAAACCATAGTTTAACTCTCAAAAGGGTTTATGAAATCAGCGATATAGATTTGACAAGAGCGATTAGGGCTTCTCTTGGAAGTCCACATTAGTTTTTTACCATCATGGCTAAATACGGGAAGCCCATCAAATGAGGGGTAATCGGTGAGTCTTTGCATTCTTCCGGTTGCTAGTTCTAAAAGATAAATTTCATATCTATGGTGTCCGTGCAAGGAAGTTGTAAAAGCAATTTTATCTCCATCCGGATGCCAATAGGGAGCCCAATTAATAGCTTCATTATCAGTTAAAAGTTCCTCTTCAAGGGTTTCAAGATCGATCATATAAATTTGCAAATAATCAGGACGCATCCTATCCGCTCTAAAAATGATTTTTTTTCCGTCAGGTGAAAAAAAAGGGCCTCCATTATAAATGCCTTCCGTATGGGTGATAGCTTTTGCATTATACCCATCCGCATCCATCACATAAATATTCATGCTGCCGCTTTCATTGCTTGCATAAACAATTTTCGTTCCATCAGGGGAGTAGGCGCATTCTGCATGGTAGGCTTCTCCTCCAGTCAGAGCTTTTAAATCGGATCCATCTAGATTGGCTTCATAAATATTCATATAAGGGGTCAGATGCCATTTATAGCTTTCATGAGCCTCTTCCTCTCTAAATTCCATAGGGTCTGAATGAGAAGATGCAAAAATGATTTTCTCCTGGGTTGGATGGAAATAAGCGCAAGTGCAAGAGCCTTTTCCGGTGCTTACCATTAAAGGGAGTCCATCCATTAAGTTCATGCGATAGATTTGATATTCTTTTTTCCCTTTTGGGATAGCCTGGAAAAGAATAGTTGAGTCGTCAGGTGAGAAGTAAGCTTCACCTGCTCTTTCAAACCCCATTTCATCAAAGGTGATTTGATGAATATTTTTTAGATAAGGCTCATCCGTTAGGCAAGAAAATTCAAAAATCAAGGATATGAAAAATGCCCAAAAAAAATTCCACATAAGACCCTATAAGGACAAAATTTGAAAGAATCATAATTAGAAATAAATTCTTTGTTGACTATATGATTTTTAAGGTACTGTGTTTTTTTTTTTGGAGGTTTTATGAAGCAGTGGTCTCATCTTATAAGCACGATTTTTATAATTATTTTATTCTCTCAAAATAACTATGCCGAAGAAGACTGTTGTTTTCTTTTTCCTATTACGGGTGAAATTGGAATCGCCTATGATGATTTTAGAGGCCTATCGGAAGGCAGCTGGAATGGTAATACAGGCGGTTTAATTGAAGTTAATTTTGGAACCGCTATTTTTGACGGCATTGGTCTTCAGCTTGGAGGAAGTTATGGGGTTTATGATTGGGCCGGCAGAGGCCCTCTTGGATTAAGTGATTCCGCAAGTATTCAAGAGCAAGGTTTTATTTCCGGCGGCTTTTTTTACAAAAATCCTTGCCACTGTCCCATACAAGCCGGTGCTATTGTCGACTGGATGTTTAATAGAAATTTCGGTGTCTTTGGCCTAAACCCTTCTTTTGGGCAAGTAAGGCTGCAAGCAGGCTATCTATTTCCATCCGGTGATGAATTTGGGTTATGGGGCTCAGCTTATATCCGAACCGATCAAAAAAGTGCGTTTTTAATTCCGGTATTTTTTAGAGCAGTTAGCCAAATCAATCTTTTTTGGAAGCATTACTTTGAAACTAGCGCTGAAGTAATGATATGGGGAGGGGTTCCTCTTAAAAAAAGCTTGTTATTTTCTGATAGTAAAGCCGGTAAATACATTGTGGGTGCTTGCTTTCGCGCACCTTTAAGCTCTTGTTTAAGCGTGGAAGGGCATGGCGCTTATATGGGGCCGCATCATAATAGCGCATCTCCTAGGTTTCAAAGCTACGCAGCGAATATTTGCATCGGTATCAATTACTTTTTTGGATGCAAATCAAATGCCTGTCCTGACCTATGGCAAGCTGCTCCCTACATGCCTATTGCTAATAATAGCAATTTCATTGTCGATACAAGCCTTAATGACTAGTTTTGAAAGAAGACAACGATTTTTAAAATCGTTGTCTTCTCACAAATTAAAGAGCGCAAGATAAGTTCATGCTTAACTCATAAGCGACATTGTCGAATTTATCAAAAGGAATGGATTTACTTGGTTTTGGAATAATTGCGTCAAGCCACTCCATTTTTAAATCGAAACGGCTTAAGAGCTCTAAAACTTGCGGCATCAAGTTTTCATACGCATCGGATAAATCCGGAATCTTAACATGAGGAACGTAACGCTTGCATATATTCCAAGAGTAAATTTCAAATAGATGCATCCATCTAGTAGATTTTTCTTCCTCATCAAGCGCTTTTGCTTTTTTATAAAATTCTTTAATGATTAAAGTCTCTGCATGGATCTTGGCAATCGTTATCCCTTCTTCTTGACAGCTTGTGTCCCAGATGCGTTTCACTAATTCCGGTTTTCCACCGCTGGCACGCATTTTATTTGCTATACTTTTTTGCAATTCAAGCATCTTAGCTTTTAAAAGAAAGTAGGGGAGCTCTTTTGTAAATAAATTTTGAGAAATATATTTCCAAAGAATAGCAAGCTTCTTTTGAAGTGAAGGAAGCGAGAAATCAAGCTTTGTCAATTCAAGGTATTCTTGATAGGCAAGCTTTAAGATTTGTTTTCCGGCGACAAATTGAAGAAGGACGTTATTATCGCCTTCATAAGTTTTTGTAGCGTCAAGGCCTGCTTGATACTCGGCAAGTTCTCTTACGATAGCATAATGATGTGGGGAAGAAGATCTGCCATACAAATTGATGATTTTATCAAAAAATTCCATGGCCATTTGGGAAGCGACGGCTTTCATGACCGACGCATTAAAATGATTTTTAAGATTATTTCCAAAATAGATGGGCCTTGCGAATTCATGCGCGAAAGAGAAAGCTAAATTATCCACCATTTCTTTAGAGTGTCTAAATTTACTCATCGACGGCGGATAGCAGCCAAAAACGGCTGTCAAAAAAGAGAATGAGTTCCCTGAATTATAGGCGATGGTATGTCGGCCGCTTACAAACTGACCAAGCAAGAACCTTGTAACGAGGGTAAGAGGGTCTAAATTGCCTTCTTTAGCAATATATTCACCTTCTTTTGAAATTTCACAAAACTTATCTAATAAACTATTATAGGGGATACGTACATTTTCAAAAGTCACATACGCGTTATCAACTCCATTTAGCCCCAATTTTTTCCCCATATCCTTTACTTTAATCCCGGGAATAAGTTCACCATTTTTTCTAATTTCCATTTCAAATCCATGGACTCCATAATCCTTACCTTTAAGAATTAACCTTGCAAAAAGAACGGTTCGGTTGGCATTTTTAGCAGCTCCTCCTATAAAGGCCTTAGTCGCTTTTCTTGAAGGAGTATTTATGGTAAATTGTCTCGTTTCATTATCAAATATAGCAGTTGTTCTTGTCCCGGCTATATCTGAGCCTCCGCCTTCTTCTGTCATCATTAGACAGCCTATAACCTCAAGGAGATTCGCTTTTTCAACAAGAGGTAGGTGCTTTTCCGTTCCGAGGGTCAACACAGATTTGCCATATAAGATTAGGTGAACGAGAAGGAGAGTTGCTAAATCAGGGCTTACTAAACCGATTTTTTTTATGAAGTCTAAAACTTTTGGGGAATCAAAAAACTCATGCAGCTCTTCAATTGAGATCACTTCATGAGACATTATTAAGCGCACCTGTTCAATGGTAGCTTCTCGAATTTCTTGAATCGTAGAATTGTAATTGCGGAGCCTTGGCTTTTCTAGCATCTCATCAAGAATGGTTCTCTCTTCCGAGGGCGGACTTTTTTTATTTTTTATGTCGTAGAGTTTTTCTAATTCTTCTCTGTTATTGATAGTCGGAACCCCATTTTCAGAAGGCACCCATCCTTCCACATTCATTTTTCTTAATTCATCTATGGGAATACCTGAACCTTGGCTTAGAATCACTAAAGCCGCCTCTATTGGTTGTTCATGATTGACGGCAATTCCCTCATCTGGAATTACCCCAACATTATAGAATTGAGTTCCAAATGCTCGGGCCTCTCTTACATCGTGCTGCATAAATTTTCCTATTTAGAAATTTCACCGGGGAGTATGTTTAGGAAATTCATTTTCGTAAAGATAGAAAAAAAAATCTAATAAAAGTCATTTTAAGGCGCTTAGACTATGAAAATCGAAAAGCAGGATTTGATTTCAGCTGCAACGAAAATAGGTCTTCCTAGAGATTCTGTAGATAAGTTGTGGGAGGAGTTAAACACAAACCCTTCCACAAATAAGCTAAATCTATCGATGGTTCTTTACTATTTCGGAGCATTTTTAATTTTACTCGCTTTATCTTGGTTCCTTGGAGAAACCTGGGATCGCTTCGGGGGAAAAGGTATATTTATAATCTCAAGCGTCTACCTTATATCCCTTTTGCTGCTTGGTTCATTCTTTTGGAATAAGAAAGATTTAAAAACACCCGGAGGCCTTCTTATTACTCTAGCTGTCTGTTTGATACCGCTTGCTGTTTATGGATTTCAAACATGGTTTGGATGGTGGATAACGGAACCGCCGGGCGAATATAAAAACTTTTTTTCATGGATAAAAGGCGGCTTTTTTTTAATGGAAATAGCAACCCTTGTTGGCGGCCTTATTGCTCTTTATTTTTATCGTTTCCCCTTTTTAACGATGCCTATCTTTTTTGCTCTTTGGTTTATGTCAATGGATAGCGTGCCTCTTTTATTTGGGGAAGCAAGATATTACACGGATATCCGAGAAAAGATTTC
This genomic stretch from Criblamydia sequanensis CRIB-18 harbors:
- a CDS encoding alpha/beta fold hydrolase; protein product: MSGSKEGFIKSQGVKIHYLAKNLEADKISLLFVPGFLMPAWIWDKQLDFFSKEYRVAAIDIRSQGDSEQATEGHYAYSIAKDIKAMVDELKLEPFILVGWSLAVPEVVNYALHFGGKGLRGLVLVDGLAGIDPSLPFYQSTIDYWMALQTDRKVKTKEFIKSIFKKPQKESYLEKLLESALRTPTNTAMTFMDNYLLQDFRKDLSRLVTPTLITTVNGPRLDYMKRLQTLIPRAHLEIIDDAGHALFVDQPEAFNRLLETFIEGLQK
- a CDS encoding TolB family protein — protein: MWNFFWAFFISLIFEFSCLTDEPYLKNIHQITFDEMGFERAGEAYFSPDDSTILFQAIPKGKKEYQIYRMNLMDGLPLMVSTGKGSCTCAYFHPTQEKIIFASSHSDPMEFREEEAHESYKWHLTPYMNIYEANLDGSDLKALTGGEAYHAECAYSPDGTKIVYASNESGSMNIYVMDADGYNAKAITHTEGIYNGGPFFSPDGKKIIFRADRMRPDYLQIYMIDLETLEEELLTDNEAINWAPYWHPDGDKIAFTTSLHGHHRYEIYLLELATGRMQRLTDYPSFDGLPVFSHDGKKLMWTSKRSPNRSCQIYIADFINPFES
- a CDS encoding DUF6666 family protein, translated to MKQWSHLISTIFIIILFSQNNYAEEDCCFLFPITGEIGIAYDDFRGLSEGSWNGNTGGLIEVNFGTAIFDGIGLQLGGSYGVYDWAGRGPLGLSDSASIQEQGFISGGFFYKNPCHCPIQAGAIVDWMFNRNFGVFGLNPSFGQVRLQAGYLFPSGDEFGLWGSAYIRTDQKSAFLIPVFFRAVSQINLFWKHYFETSAEVMIWGGVPLKKSLLFSDSKAGKYIVGACFRAPLSSCLSVEGHGAYMGPHHNSASPRFQSYAANICIGINYFFGCKSNACPDLWQAAPYMPIANNSNFIVDTSLND
- a CDS encoding acyl-CoA dehydrogenase family protein is translated as MQHDVREARAFGTQFYNVGVIPDEGIAVNHEQPIEAALVILSQGSGIPIDELRKMNVEGWVPSENGVPTINNREELEKLYDIKNKKSPPSEERTILDEMLEKPRLRNYNSTIQEIREATIEQVRLIMSHEVISIEELHEFFDSPKVLDFIKKIGLVSPDLATLLLVHLILYGKSVLTLGTEKHLPLVEKANLLEVIGCLMMTEEGGGSDIAGTRTTAIFDNETRQFTINTPSRKATKAFIGGAAKNANRTVLFARLILKGKDYGVHGFEMEIRKNGELIPGIKVKDMGKKLGLNGVDNAYVTFENVRIPYNSLLDKFCEISKEGEYIAKEGNLDPLTLVTRFLLGQFVSGRHTIAYNSGNSFSFLTAVFGCYPPSMSKFRHSKEMVDNLAFSFAHEFARPIYFGNNLKNHFNASVMKAVASQMAMEFFDKIINLYGRSSSPHHYAIVRELAEYQAGLDATKTYEGDNNVLLQFVAGKQILKLAYQEYLELTKLDFSLPSLQKKLAILWKYISQNLFTKELPYFLLKAKMLELQKSIANKMRASGGKPELVKRIWDTSCQEEGITIAKIHAETLIIKEFYKKAKALDEEEKSTRWMHLFEIYSWNICKRYVPHVKIPDLSDAYENLMPQVLELLSRFDLKMEWLDAIIPKPSKSIPFDKFDNVAYELSMNLSCAL